In Xiphophorus couchianus chromosome 8, X_couchianus-1.0, whole genome shotgun sequence, the following proteins share a genomic window:
- the ass1 gene encoding argininosuccinate synthase, whose amino-acid sequence MSKGTVVLAYSGGLDTSCILVWLKEQGYDVITYLANIGQDEDFEAARKKAESLGAKKVFIEDLRRDFVEDFIWPSVQANAVYEDRYLLGTAIARPCIARRQVEIARKEGAQFVSHGATGKGNDQIRFELTCYALYPEVKIIAPWRIPEFYNRFRGRTDLMEYAQKHGIPVPVTLRAPWSMDANLMHISYESGILENPKSHAPADLYLMTKNPEDSPTAPDVLEIEFKNGVPVRVMHVKEGKSKETPLDIFSYLNEIGGKHGVGRIDIVENRFIGIKSRGIYETPGSTILLKAHLDIETFTMDKEVRRIKQGLGIKFSELVYNGFWYSPECDFVRHCIAKSQENVEGKVQLSVFKGQVYVLGRESPKSLYNEELVSMDVQGDYDPCDASGFIRINAVRLREHHRLQGFSGNKQ is encoded by the exons ATGTCTAAAGGTACTGTGGTTCTGGCCTACAGCGGTGGGCTGGACACGTCCTGCATTCTGGTGTGGCTCAAGGAGCAGGGCTATGATGTCATCACATATTTG GCTAATATTGGACAAGATGAAGATTTTGAAGCTGCGCGAAAGAAAGCAGAAAGCCTCGGCGCAAAGAAG GTTTTCATTGAGGACCTACGCAGGGACTTTGTGGAGGACTTCATCTGGCCGTCGGTTCAGGCCAACGCTGTGTACGAGGACCGGTACCTCCTGGGCACGGCCATAGCGAGGCCCTGCATCGCCCGTCGTCAGGTCGAGATCGCACGCAAGGAGGGGGCTCAGTTTGTGTCCCATGGGGCCACCGGCAAG GGAAATGACCAGATACGCTTTGAGCTTACGTGCTACGCGCTGTACCCAGAGGTCAAG ATCATTGCGCCGTGGAGGATCCCTGAGTTTTACAATCGCTTCAGGGGGAGAACGGACCTGATGGAGTACGCACAG AAACATGGCATCCCAGTTCCGGTGACCCTTCGGGCCCCCTGGAGCATGGATGCCAATCTCATGCATATCAG CTATGAATCAGGCATTTTGGAGAATCCCAAG AGCCATGCTCCAGCTGACCTCTACCTGATGACCAAAAACCCAGAGGATTCTCCAACTGCCCCAGATGTTCTGGAGATAGagtttaaaaatg GAGTTCCTGTCAGGGTGATGCATGTGAAGGAAGGAAAATCCAAAGAAACACCGCTGGATATTTTCTCATATCTCAATGAAATAGG AGGAAAACACGGAGTGGGCCGCATTGACATCGTAGAGAATCGTTTCATCGGCATAAAGTCTCGag GGATATATGAAACTCCTGGAAGCACAATCTTGCTTAAAGCCCATCTGGACATCGAGACATTTACCATGGACAAGGAGGTCCGACGGATCAAACAGGGACTTGGCATCAAGTTCTCAGAACTTGTCTACAATG GCTTCTGGTACAGTCCAGAATGTGACTTTGTGCGACACTGCATAGCCAAGTCTCAGGAAAACGTCGAGGGCAAGGTCCAGCTGTCTGTCTTCAAGGGTCAGGTTTACGTCCTGGGACGAGAGTCGCCAAAGTCGCTGTACAACGAGGAGTTGGTCAG cATGGATGTACAAGGAGACTACGACCCTTGTGACGCCTCCGGATTCATAAGGATTAATGCTGTCAG GCTAAGAGAGCATCATCGTTTGCAGGGTTTCTCTGGCAACAAACAGTAA